The Drosophila willistoni isolate 14030-0811.24 unplaced genomic scaffold, UCI_dwil_1.1 Seg868, whole genome shotgun sequence genome has a segment encoding these proteins:
- the LOC124462068 gene encoding uncharacterized protein LOC124462068, whose protein sequence is MQSGKPLVTKLPISATVYELKAELQSLLNIEPETLEISASDVTCADSDLLIEVAGLGKNKHIKPVVSCYEGNNFVGLILFSLGGEDFADPLVDNSVSDSSIEDSESSVIELSSGSSGGSVQPSTIDCKRGIKRKAQGHEITIETKRIKYVLESSEESLENHSYGDMQEACDMGGCGIKSRPCPVKHEIEMEPDVINGQRPPYVNILPENRQFVVVISSSECEKNFCDLLEEFFGIFKDFRNVRCLDFNEVTPDTEYNGRLYNTAANEDTMDWVAGNVCSMETYQTTSLIDFLHLTPARVTWPKVEKCFQAIFELLEQQSADITTEKWAVVSRKDAAPIVTDICPNEQLEIWMEAESVDIIKERCNSLKFCFWIIKFEFRD, encoded by the exons atgcaatccggaaag cCATTGGTTACGAAGCTCCCAATCTCAGCTACCGTATACGAGCTAAAGGCTGAGCTTCAGAGCCTTCTCAATATTGAGCCGGAAACATTGGAGATTTCTGCATCTGATGTAACGTGTGCCGATTCAGATCTTTTAATAGAAGTTGCTGGTctaggcaaaaacaaacatattAAGCCGGTTGTGTCTTGCTAtgaaggcaacaattttgtgggCTTGATACTATTTTCCCTTGGGGGCGAGGATTTCGCCGATCCATTAGTCGATAATTCGGTGTCAGACTCAAGTATCGAAGATAGTGAATCTTCCGTCATTGAGCTATCCTCGGGATCTAGTGGCGGATCCGTCCAGCCATCCACTATTGATTGCAAGCGAGgtattaaacgaaaagcccaAGGACATGAAATAACCATAGAGACTAAACG GATCAAATATGTTCTCGAATCCAGTGAGGAGAGTCTAGAAAACCACTCGTATGGAGATATGCAGGAGGCATGCGATATGGGAGGCTGCGGAATAAAGTCCCGACCATGCCCGGTTAAACATGAAATCGAAATGGAACCTGATgttataaatggtcagcggcCCCCGTACGTTAACATTCTCCCAGAGAACAGGCAGTTTGTCGTGGTTATATCTTCCTCAGAatgtgagaaaaacttttgcgacctgttggaagagttctttggaatttttaaggatttcaGAAATGTTCGCTGTTTGGATTTCAATGAGGTGACTCCAGACACTGAGTACAATGGGCGGCTGTACAATACAGCGGCCAATGAGGATACGATGGACTGGGTGGCGGGCAACGTATGCTCCATGGAGACATATCAGACCACCAGTCTCATAGACTTCCTACACCTGACACCGGCCAGAGTTACATGGCCAAAGGTCGAGAAGTGTTTCCAAGCAATTTTCGAGCTTCTGGAACAGCAGAGTGCTGATATTACGACGGAGAAGTGGGCCGTGGTGAGCCGCAAAGATGCAGCCCCCATAGTGACAGATATTTGTCCAAATGAACAGCTTGAGATCTGGATGGAGGCAGAGAGTGTGGACATCATCAAGGAAAGATGCAACAgcctcaaattttgtttttggattataAAATTTGAGTTTCGCGATTAG